Proteins found in one Candidatus Bathyarchaeota archaeon genomic segment:
- a CDS encoding NAD(P)-dependent oxidoreductase → MHRLDNQNILVTGGTGFAGSYAIKKLIAEGYNVFAFVRSSEKLANVLGQDFVGQSRLNVVENGYPEKSSVSDLTKLIEERRITTIVHVGALAREYSSIPWNDYFETNVRWTKNLASAFLKANVNHNKFVFTSTVGVYGTIPLNTPANEETPYNPDGKYHKSKMLAEQELLKLKSEANLPLVIVRPSIMYGVNDFGFLYKIFNLSKKKIYPLSSNNPQFHMLDVETLAEVYARLVEQENLAYWVLNVCDKEPIAAKTLLNFIKTSTQSSYLTIPSSFFSFLKAMSKLNAQRSITFKLINESWFYNVNRLYQTLRFEPKNTISNLESKYLTWYNGYA, encoded by the coding sequence GTGCATAGGCTGGATAATCAAAATATTCTCGTTACTGGTGGCACAGGCTTTGCTGGTAGTTATGCAATAAAAAAATTGATTGCTGAAGGATACAATGTTTTTGCTTTTGTGCGAAGTAGTGAAAAACTCGCAAACGTTTTAGGTCAAGATTTTGTTGGACAAAGTCGCTTAAACGTTGTGGAAAATGGATATCCAGAGAAATCCAGCGTTAGCGATTTAACAAAGTTAATTGAAGAACGCCGGATTACGACAATAGTGCATGTTGGCGCTCTTGCGAGAGAGTACTCTAGCATTCCTTGGAATGACTACTTTGAAACCAACGTTAGATGGACTAAAAACTTGGCGTCTGCTTTTCTGAAAGCGAATGTAAACCATAACAAATTCGTCTTCACAAGCACAGTTGGAGTTTATGGAACAATACCGCTGAATACTCCGGCCAATGAGGAAACACCTTACAACCCCGATGGAAAATATCATAAATCTAAAATGTTAGCCGAACAAGAACTGCTGAAACTGAAATCTGAAGCAAATTTGCCTCTTGTGATAGTTCGTCCTTCAATAATGTATGGCGTCAACGATTTTGGTTTTCTATACAAAATATTTAATCTTTCAAAGAAAAAAATATATCCACTTTCAAGCAACAATCCTCAATTCCACATGCTTGATGTTGAAACCCTTGCCGAAGTTTATGCTAGACTTGTGGAACAGGAAAACCTTGCCTACTGGGTTCTTAACGTATGCGATAAGGAACCAATAGCGGCAAAAACTTTACTAAACTTCATAAAAACCTCGACGCAGTCTAGCTATTTGACTATTCCCTCATCTTTTTTCTCTTTTTTAAAAGCGATGTCTAAACTGAACGCCCAGCGGTCAATAACCTTTAAACTAATCAACGAGAGTTGGTTCTACAATGTTAACCGCCTATACCAAACTCTCCGTTTTGAGCCAAAAAATACAATCAGCAATTTAGAAAGCAAATATCTAACTTGGTACAACGGATATGCATAA
- a CDS encoding class I SAM-dependent methyltransferase: protein MGITSENWKQFFFNSNEGQGTLYDRLILHSFFDRFIENNKIQSALDCPSFGMTGFSGINSVYLAKKGINVTVADDDAERLLWTRKLWEKIGMGKAATFVQIDDWSNLPFKDNSFDLVWNLSSLWHIREDQVPGLVSELGRVYSNVLFISIHNAKQLVYPVYKKIDSGFFEIINEQFCKEEYLTNLFKRKLKGAEFSEKGYFVTTPWPGLIIKKEQIFGGSNSENHRRIINIKRMDEMKIPEYIKYLDTNAKNKMKNLMLLEMLPNFVKKYWAHLTYYVFQKNT, encoded by the coding sequence ATGGGAATCACCTCAGAAAATTGGAAACAATTTTTTTTTAATAGCAATGAAGGGCAAGGTACGCTTTACGACCGTTTAATTCTTCATTCTTTTTTTGATAGATTCATTGAAAATAACAAGATACAAAGCGCCTTGGATTGCCCATCTTTTGGAATGACAGGCTTTTCAGGTATAAACAGTGTTTACCTTGCAAAAAAAGGCATAAACGTAACCGTAGCTGATGATGATGCAGAAAGATTACTTTGGACAAGAAAACTTTGGGAAAAAATTGGCATGGGCAAGGCAGCCACTTTTGTACAAATAGATGATTGGTCAAACCTGCCATTTAAAGACAACAGCTTTGACTTGGTTTGGAATCTTTCTTCGTTATGGCATATAAGAGAAGATCAGGTCCCTGGACTAGTGAGTGAACTTGGGCGGGTCTACAGTAATGTTTTGTTTATAAGTATTCACAATGCCAAACAATTAGTATACCCAGTATACAAGAAAATAGACTCAGGTTTCTTTGAAATAATAAATGAGCAATTTTGCAAAGAGGAATATCTGACTAACTTATTTAAAAGAAAACTCAAAGGTGCCGAGTTTTCTGAGAAAGGCTATTTTGTAACGACACCTTGGCCAGGTCTAATAATCAAAAAAGAACAAATTTTCGGCGGCTCCAACTCTGAAAACCACCGCCGAATTATTAACATAAAAAGAATGGATGAAATGAAAATACCTGAGTATATTAAATATCTGGATACGAATGCTAAAAACAAAATGAAAAATCTAATGCTTTTAGAAATGTTGCCAAATTTTGTAAAAAAGTATTGGGCCCATCTTACCTATTATGTTTTTCAAAAGAACACTTAG
- a CDS encoding polysaccharide pyruvyl transferase family protein encodes MKNLGDEAFLSVMLHRFRQETPNAHITVLSFNPAETKKLHRVEALNALGLKAFISLIMSNKIVLGGGGIFDTYVGGSINLTSYYSLAVSAIGILMKKNIQFYAIGANSLFNRFVKLALFFVMNRPNVTISVRDSDSKGQLKSVGVNKNIKVVMDPAADLPIESRDISNVILQEHNVNLDKKLVGFTLRYIGGPNEKIVLSSISKFIDWLIEQNMEVVFIPMAKASHKKEENDLLFAQEIIARIKHKKDLKVITNDLTPSQVKSIINRLDLLVGMRFHSFIFAHSTNTPFIGISYSQKVSAFLNSISEQELKIEHVSFETLKKIASEKLRLETT; translated from the coding sequence CTGAAAAACCTTGGCGACGAAGCATTTCTTTCCGTGATGTTGCACCGATTCAGACAGGAAACCCCAAATGCCCACATAACTGTTCTCTCCTTTAATCCAGCTGAAACAAAAAAATTGCACCGCGTAGAAGCATTAAACGCTTTAGGACTCAAAGCCTTCATATCATTAATAATGTCAAATAAAATCGTGCTGGGAGGAGGCGGAATTTTCGATACTTACGTTGGTGGATCAATAAACCTGACTAGTTATTACTCGCTAGCCGTGTCTGCAATAGGTATCTTAATGAAGAAAAATATCCAATTCTACGCAATTGGGGCTAACTCACTTTTTAATCGCTTTGTAAAACTAGCACTGTTTTTTGTAATGAACAGACCAAATGTTACCATATCTGTTAGAGACAGCGATTCCAAAGGACAACTAAAATCAGTTGGTGTTAATAAAAACATCAAAGTTGTAATGGACCCTGCCGCAGATTTGCCGATTGAATCACGCGATATCTCAAATGTAATTCTGCAAGAACATAACGTTAACCTTGACAAGAAACTTGTTGGGTTTACGCTAAGATATATCGGTGGACCAAATGAAAAAATCGTTCTTAGCTCAATTTCAAAGTTTATTGATTGGTTAATAGAACAGAATATGGAGGTTGTTTTTATCCCCATGGCTAAAGCTAGCCATAAGAAAGAAGAAAATGACCTTTTATTTGCACAAGAAATCATCGCCAGAATTAAACATAAAAAGGACTTGAAAGTAATCACGAACGATTTAACCCCTAGCCAAGTAAAAAGCATAATTAATCGCTTGGACCTTTTGGTCGGAATGCGCTTTCACTCTTTTATTTTCGCCCATTCCACTAATACACCTTTTATTGGAATCTCGTATTCTCAAAAAGTTTCAGCCTTCCTAAACTCTATAAGCGAACAAGAGCTCAAAATCGAACATGTATCTTTTGAGACCCTAAAAAAAATAGCCAGTGAGAAACTGCGACTCGAAACAACATGA
- a CDS encoding polyprenol monophosphomannose synthase gives MKVGVAIPTFNEKETLAHLVERLFSVFDSARVPFRLVIVDDNSTDGTGKLADNLAEKNRNISVIHRSRKLGLGSAYKDAFKFLLDDSAIGVIMEMDADLSHKPEYIPSLLSKIEEGYDVAIGSRYINGGGIDKEWTAMRRLISKSANFLTVMFLGLNVKDATSGFRAYESYALRTIDLSKVRTNGYAFQIDMLAQCRKVGCEIAEAPIIFYERKHGKSKLARQSILEFIRTLENAFFVRIFSTFQTAFLSSSIAIANALWIGIKPLRVAIKQANARPSSNEQNLAVLKRDGHFLKVK, from the coding sequence ATGAAAGTAGGAGTTGCAATTCCAACTTTTAACGAAAAAGAAACTCTTGCGCATCTAGTTGAAAGGTTATTTAGTGTTTTTGATAGCGCTAGGGTTCCTTTCAGGCTTGTAATTGTTGACGATAACAGCACCGATGGTACAGGCAAATTAGCTGATAATCTAGCAGAAAAGAATCGGAATATTTCAGTTATACATAGATCTAGAAAACTTGGCTTAGGAAGTGCCTACAAAGACGCCTTCAAGTTTCTGCTTGACGACTCAGCAATAGGTGTAATAATGGAAATGGACGCTGATCTCTCCCATAAGCCTGAGTACATACCGAGTCTCCTCTCTAAAATCGAAGAAGGCTATGATGTAGCAATTGGGTCGCGGTACATAAACGGCGGCGGAATTGATAAAGAATGGACCGCCATGAGACGCCTCATAAGCAAATCGGCAAACTTCCTAACAGTCATGTTCTTGGGCTTAAACGTCAAAGATGCGACGAGCGGATTTCGTGCTTACGAGTCGTATGCGTTGAGAACTATCGATTTGTCAAAGGTTCGAACCAATGGTTATGCTTTTCAAATAGATATGCTCGCGCAGTGCAGAAAAGTTGGTTGCGAAATAGCAGAAGCTCCCATCATTTTTTACGAGCGAAAACATGGAAAATCAAAGCTTGCGAGGCAATCGATACTTGAATTCATACGAACTTTAGAGAATGCTTTCTTTGTAAGAATATTTTCAACATTTCAAACTGCTTTTCTGTCTTCCTCAATCGCAATTGCCAACGCACTTTGGATCGGTATAAAACCTCTGCGTGTAGCAATAAAACAGGCTAATGCGAGACCTTCATCTAATGAACAGAATCTTGCAGTTCTAAAAAGGGATGGGCATTTTCTCAAGGTGAAGTAA
- a CDS encoding glycosyltransferase: MATILANSEEELPFLQIKAPKRAFSTSSMMVGIAASNEEQNIGFLLDNLVNCSQPEIESICIISSGSIDKTNEIIEHYAQKDARIQLITEKERNGKASALNLLLEQSEKYDYMIYTGGDNLPCSGALERLLSTLRSQNADIVGARPIPVDDPNTFMGFCTHLLWNLHHKSSLETPKISGELMVFRSKIVRELPPAIINDDAYIQSLAELKKCKVAYCPEAGVLLKGPSTVHDFICQRKRVFIGHKQLEFLIGRKISTMKIPKWKDILEACPFRGLKGRAYAVSFILLQGIAFISAKWDFARHKLPFKWQMVKSTKNLQNMPEVMLIPEIEPIKVRQ; this comes from the coding sequence ATGGCAACTATACTAGCTAATTCTGAAGAGGAGCTTCCTTTTCTGCAAATAAAGGCACCTAAGCGCGCTTTTTCTACTTCTAGCATGATGGTCGGAATAGCTGCTTCTAATGAGGAGCAGAACATAGGCTTCTTACTAGATAACTTGGTTAATTGTTCACAGCCAGAAATTGAATCCATATGCATAATTTCTTCTGGCTCAATTGATAAGACCAACGAAATAATTGAGCACTATGCTCAGAAAGACGCAAGAATCCAACTAATCACTGAAAAAGAAAGAAACGGAAAAGCATCAGCGCTAAACTTACTCCTTGAACAATCAGAGAAATACGACTACATGATCTATACTGGTGGCGATAACCTGCCGTGCTCTGGAGCTTTAGAACGTTTACTATCTACTCTAAGATCTCAAAATGCCGATATCGTGGGCGCCAGACCTATTCCTGTTGATGATCCGAATACTTTCATGGGCTTTTGCACTCACCTACTCTGGAATCTTCATCATAAAAGTTCCTTGGAAACGCCAAAGATAAGTGGAGAATTGATGGTTTTCAGGAGTAAAATCGTTCGTGAGCTTCCTCCAGCAATAATAAATGATGACGCCTATATTCAGTCTCTTGCCGAATTGAAGAAATGCAAAGTTGCCTATTGCCCCGAAGCGGGAGTGCTTTTAAAAGGTCCTTCTACGGTGCACGATTTCATATGCCAGCGGAAACGGGTTTTCATTGGTCATAAACAACTCGAGTTCTTGATTGGTAGGAAAATTTCAACTATGAAAATACCAAAATGGAAAGATATCTTAGAGGCATGCCCCTTTAGAGGTTTAAAAGGCAGAGCATATGCAGTAAGTTTCATATTGCTTCAGGGAATAGCTTTCATCTCAGCTAAATGGGATTTTGCAAGACACAAATTACCGTTTAAATGGCAGATGGTTAAATCAACCAAGAATCTTCAAAATATGCCAGAAGTCATGTTGATACCTGAAATTGAACCAATTAAAGTAAGACAGTGA